In Nocardioides jishulii, the DNA window GTGTGGGCACTGGTAGACGGCGCGCTGGGGGCGGCGCGCGCGATCGGTCAGGAGCCGGCGAGCTCCACCGAACGGTCACGGGCCGCAGCGGTGGCCTCCACGAAGGCCGACCGGAGCCTGTGCTGCTCCAGCTGGGCGAGGGCGGCGGCGGTGGTGCCGCCGGGCGAGGTGACCTGCTCGCGCAGGAGCGCGGGGTGGGTCCCGGTCTCGCGCAGCATCGTGGCGGAGCCGTGCAGGGTCTGCACCGCGAGCTCGGTGGCGACGTCGCGCGCCAGCCCCAGGTGGACACCGGCCTCGATGAGGGCCTCCGCGACGAGGAAGACGTAGGCCGGGCCCGAGCCCGAGATCGCGGTGACCGCGTCGATCTGCTTCTCGGGGAGCGTCAGGACGCGACCGCAGGCGCTGAGCAGCTGCTCCGCCGCGGCGAGGTCAGCGGCGGTGGCCGCCGAGCCGGGTGACATGACCGACATGCCCTCCCCCACGAGGGCGGGGGTGTTGGGCATGACGCGGATGACGACGACGCCCTCGGGCACGAGGCCCTCGAGGGTCGCGATGGTGACGCCGGCGGCGAGTGAGATGACGACCTGACCGGCGCGCAGGCTGCTGGCGACCTCGCCCAGGACGGACGCGACGTCCTGCGGCTTCACGGCGACGACGAGGGTGTCGGCCTGCTGGGCGGCGGCGACGTTGTCGACGACCTCGATGCCGTGCTTCTCGGTGAGCTCGCGGGCGCGGGCCTCACGCTTCTCCCCCACCAGCAGGGAGTCGAGCGGACGTCCGGCACGGATCAGTCCGGCGAGCACGCTCTCACCCATCGCACCGGCACCCAGGATCGCGGTCTTCGTCATGCGGGTCATTGTGCCCGTAGTCGCCGACGGCCGTGGTCGGACGTCACCCGAAATGGGGAACTGTGGGCCTCCCGCCCCTCGCTCAGGCGCGGATCTCCACAGGCGAGCGTGGACGCACCCCCCGACGCGCGTCGATTTCCCTACGCTCCCGAGGAGTCACCTCGGACAGGTCACCTCGGGAAAGGTCCTCCATGCGACGCCGTACGTCCACCCTCCGCCCCCTCCTCTGCGCCGGGCTGCTGTCGCTCACCCTGCTGCTCGCCGGGTGTGCGGAGGCGGATCCGCAGCCGAAGTTCGAGAAGCCGGCGGCTTCGCCGTCGGTCGCGGGGGAGGAGACGGCGGAGGAGTTCATCGAACGGTGGAACGACGAATACAACCGATTGATTGCCGGGGAGCCGAACTCGTGGCGAGAGATGACCGCGTCCTGTGATCCATGCATTCAAGCGGCAGACACCGTTGAGTCGTACTACGAGGCCGGAGGCGGCGCCAAGACCGAGGGCCGACGGATCATCGCCGTGAAAGTAGGCGAACCCGTGCAGGGGCAGTACCTGGCCAACGTGAGAATCAAGAGCGCCCCAACCACGTACCGCGAGGCCGCAGACGCTCCCGAAAAGCAACTCTCCGGGGGAACGTGGACGTATGACGTGACCCTTACCCGAGACGGCCGTGAGTGGAATTTCATCACCTTCGTGAAGAGGGCGCAGTGAGCAGGGTCGGCGTTTCGGTCGCCGCGCTGTTCATCTCCCTCAGTTCACTGACCGTCCCAGCCGCCCACGGAAAGGACGGCACCTGCTCCGCAGGAGGCGACCTGGGGGACGTGGAAGCAGTCTGCGCAGAGACGGCAGAGGAAGCACGGAAGCGAATCAACAAGGACGGCACAGGGCCTGGCGCCTCGTTCCTGTATCGCGCGACCCTCAAATGCCGGGGCGAACTGGACGCTGATGGCATGTGCGACATGATCGGTTGCGGCGACTCTAACGAAGCCCGCTTTGTCTACTCGCTCCAGCGGTCTCCTATCGGGCTCACCCCACCTGCTTGGACGCACGTCGTTGACGTCTGCCTCACCTCGCCCGACGAACTCATCCAGACCATCTCCGCTGCCGACGTCGCCCGCGAGTTCAAGCGCCTCACCTGGCCCGCCGCCCGCATGACCATCCAGCCACCCGACGGCGAAACCCTGGTCAACCTGCCCACGATCTTCTTCACCAACGACACCGCCAAGCAGACCCAGACCGTCACCCTCCTCGGCCAGACCGTCGAGATCGAAGCCACTCCCACCGAGTGGACCTGGCGCTGGGCCACCTCCGGCGACGGCGGCACCGCCGACGATCGGGCTCCCCTCACGACCACCGACCCCGGGGCACCCCACCCGAACGCGACCGTCACCCACGCGTACACCCGCGCGGACACCACCGTCCGCCCGAGCCTCGACGTCACCTACACAGGTCAGTACCGCGTCAACAACGGCCCCTGGGAAGAGATCCCCGCCACCCACACCGTCACCGGCGCACCGCAGAGCCTGCGCGTCCTCGAGGCACGCCCGACCCTCGTGCGGTGACCCCTGCGGTCACGTGAGCAGCCGTCACCGCAGGGGTCAGTCGTACGGGACTTTGCCGACCTCGACGGTCCGGCCGCCGCTGATCAGGAACAGCTGACCGTGGGGGCCCGTCCACAGGTGGTCGGGCGCGTGGCCTGACCTTCCGTCCGGACCGGCCACGGGGTCAGGGACGACGTCGTACCTCCATCGACCCTCCGTCTTCGCCCGATGGTGACGCCGACAGAGCGGAGCCAAGTTGTCCGGCGTGGTGCCCGGACCCGACGGATCGTCTGGGTCCCACGGCACCACGTGGTCCAGGTCGCCACTACGGGCATCGCGGCCGCAGAACGGGAAGACGCAGCCACGGTGTCGGAGCACCACCTGTCGTCGCATCCGTGGCGGCGGATCGTGCCGTGGACTCCACGAGGCGTCCGCCAGGTCAAGCACGGGGGTGACACTCACGCGGCAGCTTCCATGGGTCTGACCGAGCCACTGACCCAGCAGGTCGCTCGTGATCGGCCCGAGCCGCTCGACCTCCGCGATCGCGATCCCCTCGCCGCTGCTGGCGCTTCCCGCGAACCCGGCAGCGAGCGTCGCCAGATCGGCGAGCGAGGTGTGGACGTACAGCTGGAGCGCAGCACGGGCCGCACGCCCGCCGCCCTTCCCAGCCTTGCCGCCGGCGCCCTCCGCAGCGAACCCGATCGCCAGCTGCTCGGCGCCGTGGCGGGCCAGCAGCACCAGGGCCTTGACGCGTCGCGCGCCCGCTGGGTCGTCGTCCCCGACTTCGCCCAGGGCTGCGGCGTCGGCATCGATACGCGCCAGGACCTCGCCCAACGCCACCGTGTCGCCGACGGCCGTCAGCTCGCTGGTGCCGGCCCAGTCGCGCGGGTGGTTGAGCTGCACGTCCCACCGCGAGCGCTCGGCCTCCTCCCGGCTCTTCGCGGGCTCGGGGTCCACCCTGGCCACGGCCAGGTCGAGCAGACGGTCGAGCGCCGCCGTGCCGATCGAACCGGCCGCACCGATCAGCTGGCGGTCCACCCATCGCGCCGCGGCCAGCGACAGGGAGCGGGTCGCCGTCGCGATCCGCCGCGCCTTCCACACCGGCACCTCCAGGGCCCGGACCTGGTCCCACAACCGGGGCAACCGGTGAGCAAGGTCCAACACATCAGCCACCACCGCCTGCGCCGACGCCGGTGACACCCGCAACGCACCGGCCAGCGGCTCAGCCGTGAAGGCGGCCACTCCGGGCGTACCGTCGCCGCCCGGGAACTCGTCGGCCGAGAGCACACCGCCCTCGCCCAGGGCGGGATGGGCGTATGCCCAGCGCAGCACCCACTCGAGCTGCTCCACCTCCAGCAGCGCGACCAGGTCGCGGCGCTCGGCGACGGCCGCGAGCATCGAGCGCTCGTCGAGGTCGTCGGGGGCGAAGGGGAGTTCCATGGGTCAACTCAACCGGAGGGCGCCGACGGTTTTCAGGACCCGCATCACACGGCACGATGGGCCCATGACCCGCTTCCCCGCATCCCTGCATCCCGGCGACACCATCGGCGTGACGGCGCCTTCCGCAGGCGCGGTCGGCGCGGGGATGGACCGCATCCGGTTCTGCATCGACTGGCTCCGCGAGCAGGGCTACGAGGTCGTCGTGGGCGACTGCCTCGAGGGCAGCGGCGTGACCTCCGCCCCGGTCGAGCAGCGCGCGGCCGAGCTGACCTCGATGCTGTGCGACCCGGCGATCCGCTGCGTCCTGCCGCCGTGGGGCGGGGAGACCGCCATCGACGTGGTCGACCTGCTGGACTGGGACGCGCTCGCAGCGGCCGAGCCGACGTGGATGGTCGGCTACTCCGACCTCTCGACGCTGCTGCTCCCGATCACGACCCGCCTCGACTGGGCGACGATCCACGGCGACAACCTCGCCGACACCCCCTACCGCCCGCCCGCGGGGCTGCTGTCCTGGCTGGAGCTCGCGTCCTCTCCCGGGCCGCACCTCCAGCGCGACTCAGGGAAGGTCACCACCTGGGGAGACTTCGCCACGGAGCCCCACGCCGTCGAGTGGCGGGGGGTCGGCGAGGGCAGCTGGCGCCTGCACGGTGCGGACTCGCTCTCGGCGAGCGGGCGGCTGATCGGCGGCTGCGTCGAGACGGTCGGGCACCTCGCCGGCACGGCGTACGGCGACGTCGCCGCCTTCGGTCAGCGCCATGCCGACGACGGCCTCATCGTCTACCTCGAGGCGTGCGAGGACGCGGCGTACTCCGTCTGCCGCCACCTGCACACGATGCGTCTGGCTGGCTGGTTCGAGCACGCCAACGCCATCCTCATCGGCCGCACCCGCGCCCCCGACAGCAACGGGATGACGCAGGACGAGGCCGTGCTCGACGCCCTCGGCCGCCTCGACCTGCCGATCGTGTTCGACCTGGAGATCGGCCACGTCGGGCCGCACCTGCCGCTGGTCAACGGCGCGCTCGCCACCGTGACCGTCGACGGTGACAACCACACGCTGAGTCAGGAGCTGCGCTGACGGCAGGCTCAGGCCTGGGGTGAGGTCTGCCCCAGGTGCGTACGCGCGAACTCCAGCGACTCGCGCAGGTCAGCGACCCGCTCCTCCTTCGAGGAGCAGCGGCGCGTGTTGATCTCCAGCACGACGGCGCCGTCGAAGCTGGTCTCGGAGATGTGCTGGAGGAACTTGTCCGCCCCCATCTTCCCGCGCCCCGGCACCAGGTGCTCGTCCTTGGCGCTGCCCGTGCCGTCGGTGAGGTGCACGTGCTGGAGGCGCGATCCCATCCGCTGCGCCATCTCGATCACGTCGTCGCCGGCGATCGCCGCGTGGGAGATGTCGATGGTGGTGTGCGCGAAGTTGCCGGCCGACGGGTCCCAGTGCGGCAGGTACATGCCGCTCGCCGTGACGCCGCGCTTGCCGGCGGTCGCGCGCCAGGGATACATGTTCTCGACGGCGAAGTGCAGGCCCGTCGA includes these proteins:
- the proC gene encoding pyrroline-5-carboxylate reductase, whose product is MTKTAILGAGAMGESVLAGLIRAGRPLDSLLVGEKREARARELTEKHGIEVVDNVAAAQQADTLVVAVKPQDVASVLGEVASSLRAGQVVISLAAGVTIATLEGLVPEGVVVIRVMPNTPALVGEGMSVMSPGSAATAADLAAAEQLLSACGRVLTLPEKQIDAVTAISGSGPAYVFLVAEALIEAGVHLGLARDVATELAVQTLHGSATMLRETGTHPALLREQVTSPGGTTAAALAQLEQHRLRSAFVEATAAARDRSVELAGS
- a CDS encoding HNH endonuclease — protein: MELPFAPDDLDERSMLAAVAERRDLVALLEVEQLEWVLRWAYAHPALGEGGVLSADEFPGGDGTPGVAAFTAEPLAGALRVSPASAQAVVADVLDLAHRLPRLWDQVRALEVPVWKARRIATATRSLSLAAARWVDRQLIGAAGSIGTAALDRLLDLAVARVDPEPAKSREEAERSRWDVQLNHPRDWAGTSELTAVGDTVALGEVLARIDADAAALGEVGDDDPAGARRVKALVLLARHGAEQLAIGFAAEGAGGKAGKGGGRAARAALQLYVHTSLADLATLAAGFAGSASSGEGIAIAEVERLGPITSDLLGQWLGQTHGSCRVSVTPVLDLADASWSPRHDPPPRMRRQVVLRHRGCVFPFCGRDARSGDLDHVVPWDPDDPSGPGTTPDNLAPLCRRHHRAKTEGRWRYDVVPDPVAGPDGRSGHAPDHLWTGPHGQLFLISGGRTVEVGKVPYD
- a CDS encoding S66 family peptidase, which produces MTRFPASLHPGDTIGVTAPSAGAVGAGMDRIRFCIDWLREQGYEVVVGDCLEGSGVTSAPVEQRAAELTSMLCDPAIRCVLPPWGGETAIDVVDLLDWDALAAAEPTWMVGYSDLSTLLLPITTRLDWATIHGDNLADTPYRPPAGLLSWLELASSPGPHLQRDSGKVTTWGDFATEPHAVEWRGVGEGSWRLHGADSLSASGRLIGGCVETVGHLAGTAYGDVAAFGQRHADDGLIVYLEACEDAAYSVCRHLHTMRLAGWFEHANAILIGRTRAPDSNGMTQDEAVLDALGRLDLPIVFDLEIGHVGPHLPLVNGALATVTVDGDNHTLSQELR
- a CDS encoding sugar phosphate isomerase/epimerase family protein is translated as MAITVGLSTVSIYPESTAAGFAYAARVGYDAVEVMVGMDGVAQQTAALKQLSDHHQMPVCAVHAPCLLWTQRVWGTEPWGKLHRSAALAHALGAPTVVVHPPFRWQKDYAARFEEGIADLEESTGLHFAVENMYPWRATAGKRGVTASGMYLPHWDPSAGNFAHTTIDISHAAIAGDDVIEMAQRMGSRLQHVHLTDGTGSAKDEHLVPGRGKMGADKFLQHISETSFDGAVVLEINTRRCSSKEERVADLRESLEFARTHLGQTSPQA